A segment of the Streptomyces sp. Tu 2975 genome:
ACTGCTGAATCCCGTGATCGAGAGGAAATCCTATGGACCCGAACCTCTGGGCCTACACCCCCGCTTCCGGCCGCACCGAGCACAACAGTCTCGTGGGCTACAAGGTCGAGGCGACGGACGGCGGCATCGGCAAGGTCGACAAGCATTCCGACGAGGTGGGTTCCGCGCACATCGTGGTCGACACCGGCCCGTGGATCTTCGGCAAGCACGTCCTGCTGCCTGCCGGCATCATTTCGGGCATCGACATCGCCGCGGAGACGATCCATGTCTCCCGCACCAAGGAAGAGATCAAGAACGCGCCCGAGTTCGAAAAGGATCAGCACACGGACGACGCGGGCTACCGAGAAAGGCTCGGCGGCTACTACGGCGGCTTCATGGGCTGACGCGGCGACTCCCCGGAGCGGGGGCGGACCGGGAATTTCCCGCTTCGCCCCCGTTTCGGGCTTCTGCTCCGGCCCTTGCCGGATATTTTCTTCGGTGGGGCGGGAATGTGTCCGGGTCGGTAGCTGGATTCTGCTCCGGAATGCGCCTGGGTGGATTCATGGATTCCGCTCCGGCATGCTCGCTGGTCTGCTCCGGAACTGAAGCGCGATGAACCCCGATGAACCCCGATGCGTCCCGGAGGTATGAGGTTTCGATTGAATCCTGCGCTTTTCCATTTCCACCGGCTGCCGAACCGTCCGCAGGTGCGCGGTCCCTAGGCCGGCGTGGTCCGTGCCGCGGGCGGCGCCGCGCCGCTCGGGCGGCAGCGGCGCCCGCACGCGCCGCACCCGAGGTTCGTCCAGAGGCTCCCTGCTGCGGCTCGTCAGGCCGAGCGTCAGCTCACCGGGCCGGGGGCGCTTCATGAAGCCCGGCGTCCCGAGGGGGTCGCGCAGGCGGCGCGCCGGCGAAAGGGCGGCACCGGCAGCTGAGCGAGCCCGCGGAGGTTGACGGCCCCCGTCCCGCCCGAGGCGGTACATCGGTCGGGAGCGGCTCCCGGACGGCCCCGCCCCCGGAGCACGTCCAGCAGCTCCATGACCGTGGCGGCGGCCGCCGGTCGGCCTCTGCGGCGTGCCCGGCCCGTCGGTATCGGAGAGCCGGCCCGCCGGTCCCGTATCGGACGGGGCCCGGGCCGGGCCGCGGTCGGGCAGACCGCCGGGGGCTCCGGGCCGTCTTTCCGAGCCCGTCCGCGCCCGTCGACGCCCGGCGGTCCGCGCGGTCAGGCGGACCGGGCGTCGTCGCTCGCCGCTCCGCGCCGTGGGACGGAGCCCGTCCCGTCCAGAGCGTCCTGGAAGCCTGTGAGCCCCGCGAGCAGCGCCTTGCGCTCAGCAGGGGACATCTCCGCGATCACCGTCTGCAGCGCGTCCTGTCG
Coding sequences within it:
- a CDS encoding PRC-barrel domain containing protein produces the protein MDPNLWAYTPASGRTEHNSLVGYKVEATDGGIGKVDKHSDEVGSAHIVVDTGPWIFGKHVLLPAGIISGIDIAAETIHVSRTKEEIKNAPEFEKDQHTDDAGYRERLGGYYGGFMG